The Methanococcus voltae PS genome segment CAACCAATACTGAAATTTCAGTAGAATCTTTGAAGTCTTCAAGTTCGCAAACTTTTATTTTTACTAATTCATTTCCTTCGTAGGTTTTAACCGGTAATTCAATGTACTCTTCTATTGGTACAGGACTACTTGGTTTCAAGGTTTCTGTTGATGATATCATTTTTTTTATTTTTTTAAACATTTTAGGACACCTATCTCTTCAGTATTGTTATTATTACGTTAATTAGTTCGTTAATACCTTCATAAGACATTGCAGAAGTGAAGTATACTTTATTATTTAGCCTTTCTTCAACGGCAGTGGTTAAGGAATTTCTTTCAGAATGGGATAATAAGTCACATTTATTTACAACAACAATTATGGGTTTTTGATATCTATATTTTAAAAGGTGATGTAATTTTTCAAAACTTTTGAAAAGACCATCTTTTGCATCGATAACGTGAATTATCATATCTGAGCTATCTATCTCTTCAAAAGTTTTTTCTAAAACATTGCCAACCATTACAACAGACTTGTCTTCACCAGAGTATAAACCCCCCAAATCAGCAAAGGTTATGTCTGCAAATTCTGGATTTTGCTTTAATCTACCTATTTTTAGCTTTCCCCAATATTTTCGAACCGGTTTTTTTGTGGTACCGCCCACTTCTGAAACTTCGGAAATACTCTTTCCAAATATTTTGTTAACAATAGATGATTTTCCCGAATTTTCAGGCCCCATCATTGCTATTTTATACTTTTTAATATTACTATTCATCTTTTTTCACTATTTTGATATATTATACCTATATAGTTAAATTATGATAGTTATAGGGTTATATAATTTACTATATTACATAATTATATAATTATACAATATACTATAATTTATACTATTCGATATATACTTAAAAATGCTTTTTTAATATAATTTATGGGTTATGTTATTATATGTCCAATATTAGCCTATGATATATAATAAAATATCCATTTAATTAATTAGTTGGTTAAATATAAGGATATAAAGTTTTAACATTATAAATATTTTAAATATGTAAATAGAATTGATAAATAATACTATATAAATAATATTAATAATTTATGATATGATTTTCACTATTTTTGTATATTTCTCATATTTTACATATTTCACACGTATTATACAAATAGGATTAAAAATAAGTTTGATTAATTCAATAAATAATTACAATCAAAAATCAATAAAAAAAAGGGAATTGATAGTTTATTTGAATTTAATTTAGAATGTAGTTACTTTTCCTTCAATAATTCTTTCAGTAACTGTTTCTACATTATCAAGCCATTTTTGAGCTACTTTTTCGATTTCAGAATTTAAACCCTCAACTGTAAAGCCTTCAGCAGGTATAATCTCAATGCTTAACATTTTTGGTTCATTAATTGGTTTACCAATTTGGCTTAATATTCTGATTTGGCATTCTTGAACGCCTTCAATTTTAGCAACATCTTCTGCAACGGTATTTGCCAATATGTTGTATATCTTACCAATGTGGTTTATTGGGTTTTTACCACTTGTAGCTTCCATACTCATAGGTCTGAATGGCGTAATTAATCCGTTTGCTCTGTTTCCTCTACCTACTGAACCATCGTCACCCATTTCTGCAGATGTGCCAGTAACGGTTAAGAAAATACAGTCTTTATCATCGTCAGCTGTGTTTATATATACTTCAACTTCGAAGTCTCCAGCATACTTTTTAGCGTTTTCTTCAACTTTTTTCTTTGCAATTTCTTTAACTTTAATGTAGTCATCGCAAGAATTGATGTATTTGTCCACAGCACCCATCGCAATAGTTAAAGTTACTTTATTTTCTTCTCTTAATCCCATAACTTTAATATCTTCACCGATTGCAGGAACTTCTGCCTTCATAGCATCTGAATTTAATAATCTTTCTGTTTCAAGTACTAATTTTTCAGTAATACTTAATGGAGCATGTCCAACACCAAATGAGGTATCGTTAGCATGTGGTATTGCGTTTCTTTCTCTATCGAATACTTCTACTAAATCAACTGAACCTTGTCCTATTCTGCAGTCTACGATTATATCTCTTTCTAAATCTGCATTTCTAATGGTTTTCTTTAAGTATTCCCTAGCAGCGTTTACTGCAGTGGAGTTAACTGGTAATTTTATAATTTCTCCAGTTTCTTTGTTTAATACTTCCATTGTAGCTCTACCGGATAATAATACATAGATAGGGGTTATCATTTCTCCGCCACCAAGTTTAGGATATGCGTAACCGCCAACCAATTCAACCTGGTCAGTATTATGGTGTAAAACTACACCTAAATGTTCTTTGTACATTTTACATAACGCAACGCTAACGCTTTCTGCAACACCGTCGCAAATACTGTCCGGGTGACCGATACCTTTTCTTTCTACAATTTCAATAGGGGTTTCGTTTATTGGAGCTCTTTCTAATTTTTTAACAACTATATTTGACATTTTATCACCATTTTTGGTATGGAGTGATGTAGATTGTTAGATTACAGGGCTTCGGTTTTAAGTCTAATCCTGCATTAAATGATTTTTTATAACAATAATCTATTTCTAATTTAAAAATTATAGACTATTAAATAATACTGTTTTTTAAACTTTTAATATTATAACTTATTTTTATATATAATATTTGTTATTTTTTTGAAATGCTAAAAATATTCAATACATACTATACTTAGGGGTATATATAGTAATCACCTTTAAAAAATATTATTTATACAAAAGTAATAAAATAGAAAAATCTATTAATTTTAATTATAGTTTTCGATAGGTTTTTTCAAGTATTCTCAATTTCTTAACTACTTCTATAGAGTTTTGACCTAATATCCATATCATAGGTTCTATTTGGTGTCCACCTTTGTTATATACTATATCTAACGTACAGTCAAAATTTTCTTTGAATCCTATGAAGTCATACAGTATTTTATTTTTACAGTATTTACAATCGCTACAATTTTCACGGTCTTCAGGGTTTATTTTATTACATTCTTCCCTTAAATTAGCTAAAGTTTCACTTTTACTTAAATTTTTAGAAATTGGTGCTTTATTAATCAAATTAGAGGATAATATATCGCGAATACCATCTAAATCTTCCTTTAATTTTTTTAAATTATTTATATTTTCATTTTCCATATCATTTAAATAGTTGGATTCATTCAATTGATTTGTTTCAGCTGAATTCTCTTCAATATATTTACCATTTTTATTATCGTTAATATTTTTATTATCTTCATTATCTTCATTATTTTCTAAATCTTTTTTAAATTTATCGCTATCTTTTCCTATTTCACTAATTTTTGCATCGGTTTTAATATCTCTACTTAAATCTAACATATAATTTTTTTCTTGGAGTCCAATGTATTTTTCAATCAAGTAATTTTTAAATGCATTATCTATTCCGATACCCACCTTACGTATATTTTCAAACCCATCTGTTTTAAAATGGCTAATGCAGAATATGCCATCTTCTTTAAGCCTTTCCATAAGTTTTTCATTAAATCTAACGCCCATTGTAGCTCTTATTTTTGGGTCATACTTATTAGCTGTTATTATAACATCAGTTAATATTTTAGATGCTCCAAATTTAAACTCGCCTGCTTTATGATACCCGCCAGTATCTTTATCTTTTATTAGCCTACCTGAAAGAGCACATATATCGTAGCGGTTTTTTGGCAATATCGTACATTCTCCAATATTTGAACCAACGTCGGGAATTAAGGTATATTTAATATTTTTTAACAAGAATAACGAATATTCAAGATTTTTATAGATTGTTTTTTCGTTAATAAATAATGGGTTTGTATTGTATCCATACCTAGTTTTTTTTGCATAAATAACAGAGCCGAGTACCAACTTTTTTGCATTTTTTATTGCACTAATCAACGGCATTCTGGTGGAGAAACCAGCAATAGCCGAAGAAAATACGCAACCAGTTCCATGAACTTCTTTATTTATTTTTCTACCATTAAATAT includes the following:
- a CDS encoding Era-like GTP-binding protein, with amino-acid sequence MNSNIKKYKIAMMGPENSGKSSIVNKIFGKSISEVSEVGGTTKKPVRKYWGKLKIGRLKQNPEFADITFADLGGLYSGEDKSVVMVGNVLEKTFEEIDSSDMIIHVIDAKDGLFKSFEKLHHLLKYRYQKPIIVVVNKCDLLSHSERNSLTTAVEERLNNKVYFTSAMSYEGINELINVIITILKR
- a CDS encoding methionine adenosyltransferase yields the protein MSNIVVKKLERAPINETPIEIVERKGIGHPDSICDGVAESVSVALCKMYKEHLGVVLHHNTDQVELVGGYAYPKLGGGEMITPIYVLLSGRATMEVLNKETGEIIKLPVNSTAVNAAREYLKKTIRNADLERDIIVDCRIGQGSVDLVEVFDRERNAIPHANDTSFGVGHAPLSITEKLVLETERLLNSDAMKAEVPAIGEDIKVMGLREENKVTLTIAMGAVDKYINSCDDYIKVKEIAKKKVEENAKKYAGDFEVEVYINTADDDKDCIFLTVTGTSAEMGDDGSVGRGNRANGLITPFRPMSMEATSGKNPINHIGKIYNILANTVAEDVAKIEGVQECQIRILSQIGKPINEPKMLSIEIIPAEGFTVEGLNSEIEKVAQKWLDNVETVTERIIEGKVTTF
- a CDS encoding bifunctional hydroxymethylpyrimidine kinase/phosphomethylpyrimidine kinase is translated as MKNVLAIGGYDPTGGAGVIADAKTIKETGNNPLTIITSLIPQNNQKVYSKEDVSKQILEEQFESIFEDFNIKCVKTGVLSKNAIELILKYHKDYDFKIICDPVIKSTTGRLLTDKETLDLYVDLFNKCYLITPNNEEFKFIKHYMYTKLKKEKYYDENLKELSVLVTGINDTLQKYSGTKIAIFNGRKINKEVHGTGCVFSSAIAGFSTRMPLISAIKNAKKLVLGSVIYAKKTRYGYNTNPLFINEKTIYKNLEYSLFLLKNIKYTLIPDVGSNIGECTILPKNRYDICALSGRLIKDKDTGGYHKAGEFKFGASKILTDVIITANKYDPKIRATMGVRFNEKLMERLKEDGIFCISHFKTDGFENIRKVGIGIDNAFKNYLIEKYIGLQEKNYMLDLSRDIKTDAKISEIGKDSDKFKKDLENNEDNEDNKNINDNKNGKYIEENSAETNQLNESNYLNDMENENINNLKKLKEDLDGIRDILSSNLINKAPISKNLSKSETLANLREECNKINPEDRENCSDCKYCKNKILYDFIGFKENFDCTLDIVYNKGGHQIEPMIWILGQNSIEVVKKLRILEKTYRKL